From the genome of Uranotaenia lowii strain MFRU-FL chromosome 1, ASM2978415v1, whole genome shotgun sequence, one region includes:
- the LOC129738577 gene encoding mitochondrial amidoxime-reducing component 1-like isoform X1, with product MIDFCSIPFTFKHHVKSSGPPEMMSKLLDESGSKTCNARNVLLFAAGIGVTTLAGYGIYRLAKKYLDSRPPKKWRRVGEITDIIVYPIKSCGPVRLSKVECSSIGLQQGLLRDRIFMVITTDGSFITGRSHPTMVLVQPKFDEAYETMTLSAPGMMDIAVDVKRLATVNPIKASVWGQTVTAVDCGEEVARWFSRFLVSEDFGLRLVYYPLDHTTREVREKNKIHKLLTAQDSGALHDATSFMMLSEASVTDVNSRLERPVTALQYRANFLMKGPTAFEENSWKWVKVGETIYLNVKPCTRCLFTNVDPETGIPSDDNEPLKTLKTYRKMPGLGDSPVVGAQMGIRVAGTVHLGDSVYVGC from the exons ATGATTGATTTCTGCTCGATTCCGTTCACTTTCAAGCATCACGTTAAATCAAGCGGTCCCCCGGAGATGATGTCGA AACTTTTAGACGAGTCTGGATCGAAAACTTGCAACGCCCGAAATGTACTGCTGTTTGCAGCCGGAATCGGTGTGACTACTTTGGCCGGATATGGCATTTATCGGTTGGCGAAAAAGTACCTGGACTCGAGGCCACCAAAGAA ATGGCGCCGTGTGGGAGAAATCACCGATATCATCGTATATCCCATTAAATCATGTGGCCCAGTTCGGTTGAGCAAGGTCGAGTGCTCATCGATTGGGTTGCAGCAGGGATTGTTGCGAGACCGCATTTTTATGGTGATCACCACGGACGGAAGCTTCATAACTGGCCGATCCCATCCTACGATGGTGCTGGTTCAGCCTAAATTTGACGAAGCCTACGAAACGATGACCCTATCGGCACCAGGTATGATGGACATCGCAGTCGATGTGAAGCGACTGGCAACTGTGAACCCCATCAAGGCCTCTGTCTGGGGCCAGACAGTAACGGCCGTGGACTGCGGCGAAGAAGTTGCCCGatggttttcccggtttctGGTCAGTGAAGATTTCGGTCTTCGGTTAGTCTACTATCCTTTGGATCACACTACTCGGGAGGttcgagaaaaaaacaagaTCCACAAACTGCTGACTGCTCAAGACAGTGGAGCCCTGCATGATGCCACCAGTTTTATGATGCTTTCGGAAGCGTCCGTCACTGATGTGAACTCACGATTGGAGCGCCCTGTAACGGCGCTCCAATACAGGGCCAACTTCTTGATGAAAGGTCCAACAGCTTTCGAAGAAAACTCCTGGAAATGGGTAAAAGTGGGCGAGACAATCTACCTCAACGTTAAACCCTGTACAAG ATGTCTCTTTACTAATGTTGATCCGGAAACGGGAATCCCCAGTGATGACAATGAACCACTGAAGACTCTGAAAAC CTATCGCAAAATGCCGGGTCTGGGAGATTCTCCCGTGGTGGGAGCTCAGATGGGAATTCGGGTTGCAGGAACTGTGCACCTTGGGGATTCCGTTTACGTGGGTTGTTAG
- the LOC129738577 gene encoding mitochondrial amidoxime-reducing component 1-like isoform X2 produces the protein MKIFSFHLCSHGKHKQPSELLDESGSKTCNARNVLLFAAGIGVTTLAGYGIYRLAKKYLDSRPPKKWRRVGEITDIIVYPIKSCGPVRLSKVECSSIGLQQGLLRDRIFMVITTDGSFITGRSHPTMVLVQPKFDEAYETMTLSAPGMMDIAVDVKRLATVNPIKASVWGQTVTAVDCGEEVARWFSRFLVSEDFGLRLVYYPLDHTTREVREKNKIHKLLTAQDSGALHDATSFMMLSEASVTDVNSRLERPVTALQYRANFLMKGPTAFEENSWKWVKVGETIYLNVKPCTRCLFTNVDPETGIPSDDNEPLKTLKTYRKMPGLGDSPVVGAQMGIRVAGTVHLGDSVYVGC, from the exons ATGAAAATCTTTTCCTTCCACCTTTGCTCACACGGGAAACATAAACAACCATCAG AACTTTTAGACGAGTCTGGATCGAAAACTTGCAACGCCCGAAATGTACTGCTGTTTGCAGCCGGAATCGGTGTGACTACTTTGGCCGGATATGGCATTTATCGGTTGGCGAAAAAGTACCTGGACTCGAGGCCACCAAAGAA ATGGCGCCGTGTGGGAGAAATCACCGATATCATCGTATATCCCATTAAATCATGTGGCCCAGTTCGGTTGAGCAAGGTCGAGTGCTCATCGATTGGGTTGCAGCAGGGATTGTTGCGAGACCGCATTTTTATGGTGATCACCACGGACGGAAGCTTCATAACTGGCCGATCCCATCCTACGATGGTGCTGGTTCAGCCTAAATTTGACGAAGCCTACGAAACGATGACCCTATCGGCACCAGGTATGATGGACATCGCAGTCGATGTGAAGCGACTGGCAACTGTGAACCCCATCAAGGCCTCTGTCTGGGGCCAGACAGTAACGGCCGTGGACTGCGGCGAAGAAGTTGCCCGatggttttcccggtttctGGTCAGTGAAGATTTCGGTCTTCGGTTAGTCTACTATCCTTTGGATCACACTACTCGGGAGGttcgagaaaaaaacaagaTCCACAAACTGCTGACTGCTCAAGACAGTGGAGCCCTGCATGATGCCACCAGTTTTATGATGCTTTCGGAAGCGTCCGTCACTGATGTGAACTCACGATTGGAGCGCCCTGTAACGGCGCTCCAATACAGGGCCAACTTCTTGATGAAAGGTCCAACAGCTTTCGAAGAAAACTCCTGGAAATGGGTAAAAGTGGGCGAGACAATCTACCTCAACGTTAAACCCTGTACAAG ATGTCTCTTTACTAATGTTGATCCGGAAACGGGAATCCCCAGTGATGACAATGAACCACTGAAGACTCTGAAAAC CTATCGCAAAATGCCGGGTCTGGGAGATTCTCCCGTGGTGGGAGCTCAGATGGGAATTCGGGTTGCAGGAACTGTGCACCTTGGGGATTCCGTTTACGTGGGTTGTTAG
- the LOC129738577 gene encoding mitochondrial amidoxime-reducing component 1-like isoform X4 yields the protein MMSKLLDESGSKTCNARNVLLFAAGIGVTTLAGYGIYRLAKKYLDSRPPKKWRRVGEITDIIVYPIKSCGPVRLSKVECSSIGLQQGLLRDRIFMVITTDGSFITGRSHPTMVLVQPKFDEAYETMTLSAPGMMDIAVDVKRLATVNPIKASVWGQTVTAVDCGEEVARWFSRFLVSEDFGLRLVYYPLDHTTREVREKNKIHKLLTAQDSGALHDATSFMMLSEASVTDVNSRLERPVTALQYRANFLMKGPTAFEENSWKWVKVGETIYLNVKPCTRCLFTNVDPETGIPSDDNEPLKTLKTYRKMPGLGDSPVVGAQMGIRVAGTVHLGDSVYVGC from the exons ATGATGTCGA AACTTTTAGACGAGTCTGGATCGAAAACTTGCAACGCCCGAAATGTACTGCTGTTTGCAGCCGGAATCGGTGTGACTACTTTGGCCGGATATGGCATTTATCGGTTGGCGAAAAAGTACCTGGACTCGAGGCCACCAAAGAA ATGGCGCCGTGTGGGAGAAATCACCGATATCATCGTATATCCCATTAAATCATGTGGCCCAGTTCGGTTGAGCAAGGTCGAGTGCTCATCGATTGGGTTGCAGCAGGGATTGTTGCGAGACCGCATTTTTATGGTGATCACCACGGACGGAAGCTTCATAACTGGCCGATCCCATCCTACGATGGTGCTGGTTCAGCCTAAATTTGACGAAGCCTACGAAACGATGACCCTATCGGCACCAGGTATGATGGACATCGCAGTCGATGTGAAGCGACTGGCAACTGTGAACCCCATCAAGGCCTCTGTCTGGGGCCAGACAGTAACGGCCGTGGACTGCGGCGAAGAAGTTGCCCGatggttttcccggtttctGGTCAGTGAAGATTTCGGTCTTCGGTTAGTCTACTATCCTTTGGATCACACTACTCGGGAGGttcgagaaaaaaacaagaTCCACAAACTGCTGACTGCTCAAGACAGTGGAGCCCTGCATGATGCCACCAGTTTTATGATGCTTTCGGAAGCGTCCGTCACTGATGTGAACTCACGATTGGAGCGCCCTGTAACGGCGCTCCAATACAGGGCCAACTTCTTGATGAAAGGTCCAACAGCTTTCGAAGAAAACTCCTGGAAATGGGTAAAAGTGGGCGAGACAATCTACCTCAACGTTAAACCCTGTACAAG ATGTCTCTTTACTAATGTTGATCCGGAAACGGGAATCCCCAGTGATGACAATGAACCACTGAAGACTCTGAAAAC CTATCGCAAAATGCCGGGTCTGGGAGATTCTCCCGTGGTGGGAGCTCAGATGGGAATTCGGGTTGCAGGAACTGTGCACCTTGGGGATTCCGTTTACGTGGGTTGTTAG
- the LOC129738577 gene encoding mitochondrial amidoxime-reducing component 1-like isoform X3: protein MIDFCSIPFTFKHHVKSSGPPEMMSKLLDESGSKTCNARNVLLFAAGIGVTTLAGYGIYRLAKKYLDSRPPKKWRRVGEITDIIVYPIKSCGPVRLSKVECSSIGLQQGLLRDRIFMVITTDGSFITGRSHPTMVLVQPKFDEAYETMTLSAPGMMDIAVDVKRLATVNPIKASVWGQTVTAVDCGEEVARWFSRFLVSEDFGLRLVYYPLDHTTREVREKNKIHKLLTAQDSGALHDATSFMMLSEASVTDVNSRLERPVTALQYRANFLMKGPTAFEENSWKWVKVGETIYLNVKPCTSDDNEPLKTLKTYRKMPGLGDSPVVGAQMGIRVAGTVHLGDSVYVGC, encoded by the exons ATGATTGATTTCTGCTCGATTCCGTTCACTTTCAAGCATCACGTTAAATCAAGCGGTCCCCCGGAGATGATGTCGA AACTTTTAGACGAGTCTGGATCGAAAACTTGCAACGCCCGAAATGTACTGCTGTTTGCAGCCGGAATCGGTGTGACTACTTTGGCCGGATATGGCATTTATCGGTTGGCGAAAAAGTACCTGGACTCGAGGCCACCAAAGAA ATGGCGCCGTGTGGGAGAAATCACCGATATCATCGTATATCCCATTAAATCATGTGGCCCAGTTCGGTTGAGCAAGGTCGAGTGCTCATCGATTGGGTTGCAGCAGGGATTGTTGCGAGACCGCATTTTTATGGTGATCACCACGGACGGAAGCTTCATAACTGGCCGATCCCATCCTACGATGGTGCTGGTTCAGCCTAAATTTGACGAAGCCTACGAAACGATGACCCTATCGGCACCAGGTATGATGGACATCGCAGTCGATGTGAAGCGACTGGCAACTGTGAACCCCATCAAGGCCTCTGTCTGGGGCCAGACAGTAACGGCCGTGGACTGCGGCGAAGAAGTTGCCCGatggttttcccggtttctGGTCAGTGAAGATTTCGGTCTTCGGTTAGTCTACTATCCTTTGGATCACACTACTCGGGAGGttcgagaaaaaaacaagaTCCACAAACTGCTGACTGCTCAAGACAGTGGAGCCCTGCATGATGCCACCAGTTTTATGATGCTTTCGGAAGCGTCCGTCACTGATGTGAACTCACGATTGGAGCGCCCTGTAACGGCGCTCCAATACAGGGCCAACTTCTTGATGAAAGGTCCAACAGCTTTCGAAGAAAACTCCTGGAAATGGGTAAAAGTGGGCGAGACAATCTACCTCAACGTTAAACCCTGTACAAG TGATGACAATGAACCACTGAAGACTCTGAAAAC CTATCGCAAAATGCCGGGTCTGGGAGATTCTCCCGTGGTGGGAGCTCAGATGGGAATTCGGGTTGCAGGAACTGTGCACCTTGGGGATTCCGTTTACGTGGGTTGTTAG